From the Deltaproteobacteria bacterium genome, one window contains:
- a CDS encoding BrnA antitoxin family protein produces the protein MSKTSKKKTILLPSAKEDKSIIAAAKRDPDVQPLTRKQLKAMLPLRTLRGRPKSENKKLLVSVRYSPEVVSYFKSTGQGWQSLMDKVLRNYVAHRARSL, from the coding sequence ATGTCGAAAACTTCTAAGAAAAAGACCATTCTTTTGCCTAGCGCAAAAGAAGACAAATCGATTATCGCAGCAGCGAAGCGAGACCCTGATGTACAACCCCTCACGCGAAAACAACTTAAGGCTATGCTTCCTCTACGCACTTTGCGTGGGCGACCAAAATCTGAAAATAAAAAACTTCTCGTATCGGTACGCTATAGTCCAGAGGTTGTGAGTTATTTCAAATCTACAGGCCAAGGTTGGCAGTCTTTAATGGATAAAGTGCTTCGTAACTACGTGGCACACCGTGCGCGCAGCCTATAG